From the Candidatus Bathyarchaeota archaeon A05DMB-5 genome, one window contains:
- a CDS encoding DNA topoisomerase IV subunit A, whose amino-acid sequence MIEKRKEVLASLESLGLKIYDQLDRGYFPSIEMPSRSTENIYYDPQVRQFILGDRKVRRSARNIRHLKPFTQLTWAATFSHELTSQRKTSTLRDVYYSAQAYEMTFTDQQESNNIITDLETVLGLSREDFNIFPEERSAVFGDLTIEYTVPGYEGRTLNLTSHPDGVLIGPALTSSEFVKTSADKVIAIEKGGLFTRFIEENVHKKFNALLVLTAGQAPRATRHFIRRLNRELNLPVYVFTDGDPWGMHIAMVIISGSANAAHLRELNTPDAKWSGVWATDIVNYKLPTDPLDDVDMKRLYELQKDPRYKDPLWQREIKTFMKIKRKAEQEAFSRYGLTYIVDEYLPAKLEETK is encoded by the coding sequence ATGATAGAAAAAAGAAAAGAAGTCCTAGCAAGTTTAGAAAGTTTAGGGCTCAAAATTTACGACCAGCTTGACAGAGGCTATTTTCCATCGATAGAAATGCCAAGTCGATCAACAGAAAACATATACTACGACCCCCAAGTTAGACAATTCATATTAGGCGACCGAAAGGTTCGCAGAAGCGCCCGCAACATTCGCCACCTTAAACCTTTCACTCAACTCACTTGGGCTGCAACATTTTCTCATGAATTAACTTCACAACGAAAAACATCAACTTTAAGAGACGTGTACTATTCTGCACAAGCTTATGAGATGACCTTCACAGATCAGCAGGAATCAAACAATATAATAACGGATTTGGAGACAGTTCTGGGCTTATCGAGAGAAGACTTTAACATTTTTCCAGAAGAACGCTCAGCGGTTTTCGGCGACTTAACAATAGAATACACTGTTCCAGGTTATGAGGGAAGAACACTAAACCTAACATCGCACCCAGACGGTGTCTTAATCGGACCAGCATTGACGTCGTCTGAGTTCGTCAAAACATCTGCCGACAAAGTCATAGCCATAGAGAAAGGCGGTTTGTTCACACGCTTCATAGAAGAAAATGTGCACAAAAAATTCAACGCGTTACTCGTTTTAACGGCGGGACAAGCCCCGAGAGCAACAAGACATTTTATCAGAAGGCTTAACAGAGAACTGAACCTTCCAGTTTACGTTTTCACGGATGGCGACCCATGGGGAATGCACATAGCCATGGTGATAATTTCAGGTTCGGCAAATGCTGCACACCTCAGAGAACTTAATACGCCCGACGCAAAGTGGAGTGGTGTGTGGGCAACAGACATAGTAAATTACAAACTGCCGACAGACCCACTAGATGATGTGGACATGAAAAGGCTCTACGAGCTACAAAAAGACCCACGTTACAAAGACCCACTTTGGCAAAGAGAAATTAAAACATTCATGAAAATCAAACGAAAGGCAGAACAAGAAGCTTTCAGCAGATACGGCTTAACATACATTGTTGATGAATACTTGCCAGCGAAACTTGAAGAAACAAAATAA
- a CDS encoding DNA topoisomerase VI subunit B gives MAQITFEEISASDFFYRNRDIAGFTNPSRAIFAAIRELVENSLDAAESLKIPPDIYVRLSYEGEASKETQIYKLRVEDNGIGVPPRHIPSAFGQVLFGSKYKLKQQRGTFGLGGKMAILYGQITTHQPATIISSTGGMSKIYSYKLMIDIQRNRPIILDRKVLINKEQWRGTIVEFCLEGDYLRAMPKILDYFKQTAMVNPYANLTFVDPKGRLYRFTRVTKEMPEPPKETLPHPYGVDVELLQRLIQVTPYKNMLEFLKNHFHRVGEITAQKFLEFSNISPSKNPKKLSHEEIVRLMHMLKKFREFLPPDASCLSPLGEELLKAGIMKELKPEFVAVHQRKPSTYAGHPFIIEVGIAYGGEIPKKGTFIIYRFANRIPLLYDEASDVSVKVINAMNWRRYKVTPEMPIAILVHICSTKVPYKTVGKEFIADRPEVRREIANGLREVARQIQHFLTRIEHVDREKKRLGVFSKYLPKIAQFSAKLAGKEKLPDIEKLLKSVKRFGTEET, from the coding sequence GTGGCTCAGATAACCTTCGAAGAAATAAGCGCTTCAGACTTTTTCTACCGCAACCGCGACATTGCAGGCTTCACAAATCCATCAAGAGCCATCTTCGCAGCAATAAGAGAACTTGTTGAAAACTCTTTAGATGCCGCAGAAAGCCTAAAAATTCCACCAGACATCTACGTTCGACTCTCATATGAAGGAGAAGCCAGCAAAGAAACCCAAATTTACAAGCTAAGAGTGGAAGACAATGGCATAGGCGTTCCGCCGAGGCATATACCATCAGCCTTCGGGCAAGTGCTTTTCGGCTCAAAATACAAACTAAAACAACAGAGAGGAACATTCGGTCTCGGCGGAAAAATGGCAATCTTATACGGGCAAATCACCACGCACCAGCCAGCCACAATAATCTCCAGCACTGGTGGAATGTCAAAAATTTACAGTTATAAACTTATGATTGACATCCAACGAAACCGCCCCATAATACTTGACAGAAAAGTGCTCATAAACAAAGAACAATGGAGAGGAACAATAGTCGAATTCTGCTTGGAAGGCGACTATTTGAGGGCTATGCCAAAAATTTTGGATTACTTCAAACAAACAGCAATGGTTAATCCATATGCAAACTTAACATTCGTTGACCCAAAAGGAAGGCTATACAGATTCACCAGAGTAACCAAAGAAATGCCCGAACCACCAAAAGAAACATTACCACACCCTTACGGCGTAGACGTGGAGCTTCTTCAACGGCTAATCCAAGTCACACCATATAAAAACATGCTGGAATTTCTAAAAAACCACTTCCACAGAGTCGGAGAAATCACAGCACAAAAGTTCCTAGAATTCAGCAACATAAGCCCATCAAAAAATCCGAAGAAACTTTCACATGAAGAAATCGTCAGGCTAATGCACATGCTTAAAAAATTCAGGGAGTTCTTGCCGCCTGACGCTAGTTGCTTGTCTCCCTTAGGCGAAGAACTATTGAAAGCAGGAATCATGAAAGAACTAAAACCAGAGTTTGTAGCTGTCCACCAACGTAAACCCTCCACATACGCAGGCCACCCATTCATAATTGAAGTCGGCATCGCCTATGGCGGAGAAATCCCAAAGAAAGGAACCTTCATAATCTACCGATTTGCAAACAGAATCCCACTGCTTTACGACGAAGCAAGCGACGTCTCAGTTAAAGTCATAAACGCAATGAACTGGAGAAGATACAAAGTCACACCAGAAATGCCAATCGCGATTTTAGTACACATCTGCAGCACAAAAGTTCCATACAAAACTGTTGGAAAAGAATTCATCGCTGACCGACCAGAAGTCAGAAGAGAAATTGCTAATGGACTCAGAGAAGTTGCTCGTCAAATTCAACATTTCTTAACAAGAATAGAGCATGTGGATAGAGAAAAGAAACGACTGGGCGTCTTCAGCAAGTACCTGCCAAAAATAGCCCAATTCTCAGCAAAACTTGCTGGAAAAGAAAAACTCCCAGACATAGAAAAACTTTTGAAGAGCGTGAAAAGGTTTGGAACAGAAGAAACATAA
- a CDS encoding cytidine deaminase → MENELLNTALKAMDNAYVLWGFKAGAAVLAEDGKIYGGCNVESWVSGLGICAERCAINHAVSHGNRKIKTVALVMNADANKEPRPCGACLQYIYDFAENPKIKILMAKAKNDRILFETIEVKSTKELLPFPFRK, encoded by the coding sequence ATAGAAAACGAATTGCTAAATACCGCTTTAAAAGCCATGGATAACGCATATGTTCTTTGGGGTTTCAAAGCTGGCGCCGCTGTTCTCGCTGAAGACGGAAAAATCTATGGCGGCTGTAACGTGGAAAGCTGGGTTTCTGGGCTCGGCATATGCGCAGAAAGATGCGCAATAAACCACGCGGTCTCGCATGGAAATCGCAAAATCAAAACAGTAGCCCTCGTTATGAATGCAGATGCAAATAAAGAACCCAGACCATGCGGAGCATGCTTACAGTACATTTATGACTTTGCAGAAAATCCCAAAATTAAAATCCTCATGGCAAAAGCAAAAAATGACAGAATACTGTTTGAAACCATTGAAGTAAAGAGTACTAAGGAGTTGTTGCCATTTCCTTTTCGAAAATGA
- a CDS encoding ribosome biogenesis/translation initiation ATPase RLI, with translation MTRVAVIDFDKCKPKRCNRLCHHFCPIVRTRIEAIRFEDDKAVIVESLCTGCGICVKKCPFKAISIVNLPDELEKDCSHRFGENTFKLYRLPTPAPSMVLGLLGQNGIGKTTALKILSGEIKLNLGNYETPPEWNGIITHYRGSTLQGYFQKMSENKLKISHKPQYVDKIPKAVSGKVGELLEKVNERKKLEEISEQLELKQLWNRPLDVLSGGELQRVAVAAAICREADVYLFDEPSSYLDVKQRLEVAKAIRSLKDEEKTVIVAEHDLAIIDYLSDQICIFYGEPGVYGVVSNVHGVRTGINIYLEGYIPDENVRFRKEAIIFHEKPPRTSFDVGETQLKWGQIEKTYEGFKFVASPGEIKRGEIIGILGPNGIGKTTFVKILAGIEEADGGVKFGELEVSYKPQYISAESESTVQELLKNVAKENFTSSWYKTEIIQPLNVEPLLDRNLTELSGGELQKVAIAACLSRKAQLYLLDEPSAYLDVEERLSMARTIRRIVEAHNVTAFVVEHDVVAQDFIADRLMVFTGEPGVKGTANPPVSLRDGMNMFLKDMEVTFRRDPTTKRPRVNKENSKLDKFQKQIGEYYYVRELRK, from the coding sequence ATGACGAGAGTTGCAGTGATAGACTTTGACAAGTGCAAGCCAAAACGTTGCAATAGACTATGCCATCACTTTTGCCCTATAGTGCGCACACGCATAGAAGCCATACGATTTGAAGATGACAAAGCCGTAATTGTTGAATCTCTCTGCACTGGATGCGGAATATGCGTAAAAAAATGCCCGTTCAAAGCCATCTCAATAGTCAACCTTCCAGATGAGTTAGAAAAAGATTGTAGCCATCGCTTTGGAGAAAACACATTCAAACTCTACAGGCTGCCAACACCTGCCCCCAGCATGGTTTTAGGTTTGCTTGGGCAAAACGGAATAGGCAAAACAACAGCGCTTAAAATACTCTCTGGAGAAATCAAACTAAACCTTGGAAATTACGAAACGCCGCCAGAATGGAACGGAATAATCACACATTATAGAGGTTCAACGCTCCAAGGATATTTCCAAAAGATGAGCGAAAATAAACTCAAGATTTCGCATAAGCCACAATATGTAGACAAAATTCCAAAGGCTGTGTCTGGAAAAGTTGGAGAACTACTCGAGAAAGTAAACGAAAGAAAGAAACTTGAAGAAATCTCTGAACAACTTGAACTGAAACAGCTATGGAACCGCCCATTAGACGTTTTAAGCGGAGGCGAACTGCAACGTGTAGCCGTCGCTGCGGCAATTTGCCGCGAAGCTGACGTGTATCTTTTCGACGAACCATCAAGCTATTTAGACGTGAAACAAAGGTTGGAAGTAGCTAAAGCAATAAGAAGTTTAAAGGATGAAGAAAAAACAGTTATCGTAGCAGAACATGACCTAGCAATAATAGACTACTTATCAGACCAAATCTGCATTTTTTACGGAGAGCCAGGTGTCTACGGCGTAGTTTCTAACGTTCACGGCGTAAGAACTGGAATAAACATTTACTTGGAAGGATATATCCCAGACGAAAACGTCAGATTCAGAAAAGAAGCCATAATATTTCATGAGAAACCTCCACGCACAAGCTTTGATGTCGGCGAAACACAACTGAAATGGGGACAAATCGAAAAAACCTATGAAGGTTTCAAGTTTGTTGCAAGCCCTGGAGAAATAAAGAGAGGCGAAATCATCGGCATTCTTGGACCAAACGGTATTGGAAAAACAACCTTTGTGAAAATTCTTGCTGGAATCGAAGAAGCAGATGGTGGGGTCAAATTTGGAGAATTAGAAGTAAGCTACAAACCTCAATACATCTCCGCAGAATCCGAAAGTACAGTTCAAGAACTCCTTAAAAACGTCGCAAAAGAAAACTTCACCTCAAGCTGGTACAAAACAGAAATCATTCAACCCCTAAATGTAGAACCTCTTCTGGATAGAAATCTAACCGAACTCAGCGGTGGCGAACTACAAAAAGTCGCCATTGCCGCTTGTCTATCACGCAAAGCTCAACTATACCTACTTGACGAACCAAGCGCTTACTTAGACGTTGAAGAACGGTTGAGCATGGCACGAACAATCAGAAGAATCGTAGAAGCACATAACGTGACAGCCTTCGTCGTCGAACATGATGTGGTTGCCCAAGACTTTATAGCAGACCGCCTAATGGTTTTTACGGGAGAGCCCGGAGTGAAAGGAACCGCAAACCCACCCGTGAGCCTGAGAGACGGAATGAACATGTTTTTGAAGGACATGGAAGTCACTTTCCGAAGAGACCCAACTACAAAAAGACCAAGAGTCAACAAGGAAAACTCAAAGCTGGACAAGTTTCAAAAACAAATCGGAGAGTACTATTACGTACGTGAGTTGCGAAAATGA